A stretch of the Lentimicrobium sp. L6 genome encodes the following:
- a CDS encoding DUF5777 family beta-barrel protein gives MKKIVFIILGLYLSVGMAFAQDTETEKPKDRPIRAPFESGILIDNQTTVVPSKKTLEMHIQHRFGLIKSSGASDLWGIYAPSANTRMGLNYSITDDIMLGYGITRKNMYNDFQAKWTFLKQTRKNTIPVTLTVYGNMAINGQSDDVFGDDYAFADRMSYFGQFIAGRKFNEWFSLELNASFTHFNSVKSTEANITGYEHDVIGLGGHMRFKFSPQSSILIMYTTPLNIQSMQENTTVMNAWKSNFGIAYEVATSTHAFQIFISTADGIVPQDIYMYNEADLTETEFRFGFNITRLWNF, from the coding sequence ATGAAAAAGATAGTATTTATTATATTGGGGCTTTATTTAAGTGTAGGAATGGCTTTTGCTCAGGATACAGAAACTGAGAAACCAAAAGACCGTCCAATCCGTGCCCCTTTTGAAAGTGGGATTTTAATAGACAATCAAACTACTGTAGTTCCAAGTAAAAAGACTTTGGAAATGCATATTCAACACCGTTTTGGTTTGATTAAAAGCAGTGGAGCATCTGACCTTTGGGGCATTTATGCACCATCGGCAAATACTCGTATGGGATTAAATTATTCTATTACCGATGATATTATGCTTGGTTATGGTATCACTCGTAAGAATATGTATAATGATTTTCAAGCCAAGTGGACTTTCTTAAAACAAACTCGTAAAAACACCATTCCTGTTACGCTTACCGTATATGGAAACATGGCTATAAACGGGCAAAGTGATGACGTATTTGGTGACGATTATGCCTTTGCAGACAGAATGAGTTATTTTGGCCAGTTTATTGCTGGTAGAAAGTTTAACGAGTGGTTTTCATTGGAATTAAACGCGAGTTTTACGCATTTTAATTCTGTAAAATCAACAGAGGCAAACATTACAGGTTACGAACATGATGTGATTGGATTGGGTGGACATATGAGATTTAAATTCTCTCCGCAATCTTCTATTTTAATCATGTATACTACTCCTCTTAATATTCAAAGCATGCAGGAGAATACTACGGTAATGAATGCTTGGAAATCGAATTTTGGTATTGCTTATGAGGTAGCTACTAGCACTCACGCTTTCCAAATATTTATTTCTACAGCAGATGGAATTGTACCTCAAGATATTTATATGTATAACGAAGCTGATTTAACTGAAACGGAATTCCGTTTTGGATTTAACATCACTCGCTTATGGAATTTTTAA
- a CDS encoding lysophospholipid acyltransferase family protein — MGSLLYYFLKMLSYLPFWFLHGIADFLWVLNHYIIGYRKKVVMDNLIIAFPEKTEKERISISKKFYHNFFDFIVESIKAFSMSASSFEKRYVIENYNEVISFVQKNKQGAVLTAAHAFSWEWMIFAGHILPDNINAYISYTPLSNKSLDKLIRKNRERFGLELNRASKFAEKLKKHDEDKFSLCGLIADQSPKQQYKFRGNFFGVDVPIYTGPERLAKEMDQSIWFMYIERTKRSHYKLHFELITDKPKEFETGEITMIYIEKVENMIRKNPDNYLWTHRRFKHRAK, encoded by the coding sequence TTGGGCTCATTATTATATTATTTTCTAAAAATGCTATCCTATTTACCATTCTGGTTTTTGCATGGTATAGCTGACTTTTTATGGGTGTTGAATCATTATATCATTGGCTACAGAAAGAAGGTAGTGATGGATAATTTGATTATCGCCTTTCCTGAGAAAACAGAGAAGGAGAGGATTAGCATCTCTAAGAAATTCTATCACAATTTCTTCGACTTTATTGTTGAAAGCATTAAAGCTTTTAGTATGAGTGCTTCTTCCTTTGAGAAACGATATGTTATCGAAAACTATAATGAAGTGATTTCCTTTGTGCAGAAAAATAAACAAGGTGCTGTTTTAACAGCTGCTCATGCCTTTAGTTGGGAGTGGATGATTTTTGCTGGGCATATCTTACCGGATAATATAAACGCCTATATATCCTATACTCCACTTAGCAACAAATCGCTGGACAAGCTGATAAGAAAGAATAGAGAGCGTTTTGGATTAGAGCTAAACAGAGCCAGTAAATTTGCTGAAAAATTAAAAAAACATGACGAAGATAAATTTAGTCTTTGTGGATTAATTGCCGACCAATCTCCTAAACAACAATATAAATTTAGAGGAAACTTTTTTGGTGTGGATGTGCCTATTTACACGGGTCCTGAGCGCTTAGCTAAGGAAATGGATCAGAGTATCTGGTTTATGTATATCGAAAGAACAAAGAGAAGTCATTATAAACTACATTTCGAATTGATTACCGACAAACCCAAGGAATTTGAGACTGGAGAGATTACTATGATCTATATAGAAAAAGTGGAAAATATGATTCGTAAGAATCCGGATAATTATCTTTGGACGCATCGCAGATTCAAGCACAGGGCTAAATAG
- a CDS encoding c-type cytochrome: protein MNSIKKSVFAIATVAFAFSLMAFVLPQDQKKGGPWETPAEYQSMTNPYADDASLIKVGKMMYSKHCKSCHGNNGLGDGPKAAKLDTFPGDFSSAEFHAMSDGEMFYKSIIGRDEMPNYEGKIPDVEDRWAVINYMRATFKK, encoded by the coding sequence ATGAATTCAATAAAAAAATCAGTTTTCGCAATAGCTACAGTGGCTTTTGCTTTCTCATTGATGGCATTCGTACTACCTCAAGATCAGAAAAAAGGAGGTCCTTGGGAAACCCCTGCGGAATACCAAAGCATGACTAATCCTTATGCCGATGATGCTAGCCTAATAAAAGTAGGTAAAATGATGTATAGTAAGCATTGTAAATCTTGCCATGGTAATAATGGTTTAGGTGATGGCCCAAAGGCAGCTAAATTAGATACTTTTCCTGGCGATTTTTCAAGTGCTGAATTTCATGCCATGAGCGACGGTGAAATGTTTTACAAATCTATCATAGGTCGTGATGAAATGCCTAATTATGAAGGCAAAATTCCAGATGTAGAAGATCGTTGGGCAGTGATCAATTATATGCGAGCTACCTTTAAGAAATAA
- the aspS gene encoding aspartate--tRNA ligase, with translation MLRSHTCGELRIENVNESITLSGWVQKSRDLGGMTFVDMRDRYGITQVVFNMEDNAALCEQARKLGREFVISLKGKVAERSNKNAKMATGDVEIIAEELVILNKAKLPPFTIEDDTDGGEEIRMKYRYLDLRRAPLRKNLELRHRLSIATRNYLDKQSFFEIETPYLIKSTPEGARDFVVPSRMNPNEFYALPQSPQTFKQLLMVAGYDRYYQIVKCFRDEDLRADRQPEFTQIDCEMAFVEQEDILSTFEGMAKYLFKEVKGVEINEFPRMEYSDAMKYYGSDKPDIRFDMKFVELNEVTQNKGFKVFDDSEIVLGINAKTCATYTRKQLDKLIDFVKKPQIGAKGLVYVKCNEDGSFKSSVDKFYSQEDLKAWAEMMNAEAGDLVLVMSGDTEKTQKAMNELRLEMGERLGLRDPNVFAPLWVIDFPLLEWDEKTERYHAMHHPFTSPKAEDLHLLDKEPGKVRANAYDMVINGVEIGGGSIRIHDRDLQKLMFKHLGFTDEEAQEQFGFLMDAFEFGAPPHGGIALGFDRLAAMFGGSDSIRDYIAFPKNNTGRDVMIDSPSEVAQAQLDELFLQTVKKNKS, from the coding sequence ATGTTAAGATCACACACCTGCGGGGAACTTAGAATAGAAAATGTTAACGAATCCATTACCTTAAGTGGTTGGGTACAGAAATCAAGAGACTTAGGCGGAATGACCTTCGTAGATATGAGAGATCGCTATGGGATTACTCAGGTGGTTTTCAATATGGAAGACAATGCTGCACTTTGTGAGCAAGCTCGTAAATTAGGTCGAGAATTTGTGATTAGCCTAAAAGGAAAAGTGGCAGAAAGAAGCAATAAAAATGCGAAAATGGCAACAGGTGATGTGGAAATCATTGCCGAAGAACTCGTTATACTCAATAAAGCTAAATTACCTCCATTTACTATAGAGGATGATACTGATGGTGGCGAAGAAATTAGAATGAAATACCGCTACTTAGATTTGCGAAGAGCTCCTCTCAGAAAAAATTTAGAGTTACGTCATAGATTATCTATAGCTACTCGTAACTACTTAGACAAGCAAAGTTTCTTTGAAATAGAAACTCCTTATCTTATTAAATCTACTCCAGAAGGTGCTAGAGATTTCGTAGTACCTAGTAGAATGAATCCTAATGAATTTTATGCCTTGCCACAATCTCCTCAAACCTTTAAGCAATTATTGATGGTAGCTGGTTACGACCGTTATTATCAAATTGTAAAATGTTTCCGCGATGAGGATTTAAGAGCCGACCGTCAGCCTGAATTTACACAGATTGACTGCGAAATGGCCTTTGTGGAGCAAGAAGATATTTTAAGCACTTTCGAAGGAATGGCTAAATACCTTTTTAAAGAAGTAAAAGGAGTAGAAATTAATGAGTTCCCAAGAATGGAGTATTCAGATGCCATGAAATACTATGGTTCTGATAAGCCCGATATTCGCTTCGATATGAAGTTTGTGGAGCTTAATGAAGTCACTCAAAACAAAGGATTCAAAGTTTTTGATGACTCAGAAATTGTTTTAGGAATCAATGCGAAAACTTGTGCAACTTATACCAGAAAGCAATTAGATAAATTGATAGACTTTGTAAAGAAGCCACAAATTGGTGCCAAAGGATTAGTTTATGTAAAATGTAATGAGGATGGTAGTTTTAAATCATCAGTTGATAAATTTTATAGTCAAGAAGACTTGAAAGCTTGGGCAGAAATGATGAATGCAGAAGCAGGAGATTTAGTTTTAGTCATGTCGGGTGATACTGAGAAAACTCAAAAAGCCATGAACGAGCTTCGCCTAGAAATGGGTGAAAGACTTGGTTTAAGAGACCCAAATGTATTTGCACCTCTATGGGTGATAGACTTTCCATTATTAGAGTGGGACGAGAAAACAGAGCGTTATCATGCCATGCACCATCCCTTCACTTCTCCTAAGGCAGAAGATCTTCATTTATTAGATAAAGAGCCAGGAAAAGTAAGAGCCAATGCCTACGATATGGTGATTAATGGTGTTGAAATTGGAGGAGGTTCTATCAGAATCCATGATCGTGATTTACAAAAACTCATGTTTAAACATTTAGGTTTTACAGACGAAGAAGCACAAGAACAATTTGGTTTTCTAATGGATGCTTTTGAGTTTGGCGCTCCTCCTCATGGTGGAATTGCTTTAGGTTTTGATAGACTTGCCGCTATGTTCGGAGGATCTGATTCTATTAGAGATTATATTGCCTTCCCTAAGAACAATACAGGCCGTGATGTGATGATCGATTCACCTTCAGAAGTTGCACAAGCTCAGTTGGACGAGTTATTCCTACAGACTGTGAAAAAAAATAAATCATAA
- a CDS encoding glycine--tRNA ligase: MQNNEDKFKKVVAHAKEYGFVFQSSEIYDGLAAVYDYAQNGAELKKNIKEYWWKAMVQMHENIVGIDSAIFMHPTTWKASGHVDAFSDPMIDNKDSNKRYRADVLVEDYLAKIEGKIEKEVTKAEKRFGEAFDKEEFLKTNPRVLANQEKIASITKRFFGALEADDLDEVKKVIEDLGIACPISGSKNWTDVRQFNLMFSTHIGAAADGASEIYLRPETAQGIFVNYLNVQKTGRMKIPFGIAQIGKAFRNEIVARQFIFRMREFEQMEMQFFVRPGEELKWYEYWKEKRMAWHESLGMGKENYRFHDHEKLAHYANAAADIEFRFPFGFKELEGIHSRTDFDLNAHEEHSGKKLRYFDPEINESYVPYVVETSIGLDRMFLTVLAHSYNEEKLEDGSERTVLNIPPVLAPYKAAILPLMKKDGLPEKARAIIDELKMDFMCQYDEKDAIGKRYRRQDAIGTPYCITVDHQTLEDNTVTIRERDTMQQERVAISELSAIIAKKIKG, encoded by the coding sequence ATGCAAAATAACGAAGATAAATTTAAGAAGGTTGTAGCACATGCCAAAGAGTATGGTTTTGTCTTTCAATCCAGTGAGATATATGATGGTTTAGCAGCCGTTTATGATTATGCACAGAATGGTGCCGAACTAAAGAAAAACATCAAAGAATATTGGTGGAAAGCCATGGTTCAAATGCATGAGAACATTGTGGGAATCGATTCTGCAATCTTTATGCACCCTACCACTTGGAAAGCTTCTGGTCACGTAGATGCTTTTAGCGATCCCATGATCGACAATAAAGATTCCAATAAACGATATCGTGCAGATGTTTTGGTGGAAGATTATTTAGCGAAAATTGAAGGCAAGATAGAAAAAGAAGTCACAAAAGCTGAAAAGCGTTTTGGCGAGGCATTCGATAAGGAAGAATTCTTAAAAACCAATCCAAGAGTTTTAGCCAATCAAGAGAAAATAGCCAGCATCACAAAGCGTTTCTTTGGTGCTTTAGAAGCTGACGATTTAGACGAGGTTAAGAAAGTGATTGAAGATTTAGGAATTGCTTGTCCCATCTCTGGCTCTAAGAACTGGACCGATGTTCGTCAGTTTAACTTGATGTTCTCCACTCATATTGGCGCTGCAGCTGATGGTGCCAGCGAAATTTATCTCCGTCCTGAAACCGCACAAGGTATTTTTGTAAACTACCTCAATGTTCAGAAAACAGGCCGCATGAAAATCCCTTTTGGTATTGCCCAGATTGGAAAAGCCTTCAGAAATGAGATTGTAGCTCGTCAGTTTATCTTCCGTATGCGTGAGTTTGAACAAATGGAAATGCAATTCTTTGTACGTCCAGGTGAAGAACTTAAATGGTATGAGTATTGGAAAGAAAAGAGAATGGCTTGGCATGAGTCATTGGGAATGGGAAAAGAAAATTATCGTTTCCACGACCATGAGAAACTAGCTCATTATGCCAATGCTGCTGCTGATATAGAATTTCGTTTCCCATTTGGATTTAAAGAATTAGAAGGTATTCATAGCCGTACCGATTTCGATTTAAATGCTCACGAAGAGCATAGTGGTAAAAAGTTAAGATATTTCGATCCTGAAATCAACGAAAGCTATGTGCCTTATGTTGTAGAGACTTCTATTGGTTTAGATAGAATGTTCCTTACCGTATTGGCTCATTCTTATAATGAAGAAAAATTAGAGGATGGCTCCGAAAGAACAGTCTTGAATATTCCTCCTGTTTTAGCTCCCTATAAAGCCGCTATTCTTCCATTAATGAAGAAAGATGGTTTACCCGAAAAAGCAAGGGCTATCATTGACGAGTTGAAAATGGACTTTATGTGTCAGTATGATGAGAAAGATGCTATTGGTAAGCGTTACCGTCGCCAAGATGCCATTGGTACTCCATATTGTATCACCGTAGATCATCAAACACTCGAAGACAATACCGTCACTATTCGTGAAAGAGATACTATGCAACAAGAAAGAGTAGCTATTAGTGAATTAAGCGCTATAATTGCCAAGAAAATTAAAGGCTGA
- a CDS encoding cytochrome c3 family protein, whose translation MKKNFSFYFMLAILAGMTLVFSNCTKEGPAGPAGANGTNGINGTDGTDGVDGNSTCLECHTAAYMDAINTSFNEHKHVIGTSWARGTSGSCGMCHSHDGFVEFVRSGTMIGAEISTPLTCATCHDSHSSLEDGISAPMRSVPVPTSLITEGAVYEHGGGNLCATCHQARRGPASYYGTEDGTFARKFTGDDIATYQAHGAVGPNGSIELVGDTLFVVFDVPVATHTYTNSTHAGPHHGPQANMFAADMGSVIGTPFDRDHHTDCASCHLTNAEVGGGHTFVPDNAMCNACHSEAGYDMEAEQAEIAARLHAVEVALEAAGAIHVADDGVHPMYASLETAKWNAFWNYMCLYEDNSNGLHNFNYAKQLLTQCESALGI comes from the coding sequence ATGAAAAAGAATTTTAGCTTTTATTTTATGTTAGCAATATTAGCTGGTATGACGCTAGTATTTTCTAACTGTACAAAAGAGGGGCCTGCTGGTCCTGCTGGTGCTAATGGTACCAATGGTATAAACGGTACTGATGGTACTGATGGTGTTGATGGAAATTCAACATGCTTGGAGTGTCATACTGCCGCCTATATGGATGCAATTAACACTTCATTTAATGAACATAAGCACGTTATTGGCACTTCTTGGGCAAGAGGAACGAGCGGGTCTTGTGGTATGTGTCACTCTCACGACGGATTTGTTGAATTTGTAAGATCAGGCACTATGATAGGAGCAGAAATTTCAACACCATTAACTTGTGCAACATGTCATGATAGTCACTCTAGCTTAGAAGATGGAATAAGTGCTCCAATGAGATCAGTTCCTGTTCCAACTTCTCTTATTACTGAAGGTGCCGTTTATGAGCACGGTGGAGGTAATTTATGTGCTACTTGTCACCAAGCAAGAAGAGGTCCTGCTTCTTATTATGGAACTGAAGATGGTACTTTTGCAAGAAAATTTACTGGTGATGATATCGCTACATACCAAGCTCACGGAGCTGTTGGTCCTAATGGTAGTATAGAACTTGTAGGTGATACTTTATTTGTAGTATTTGATGTACCTGTTGCAACTCATACTTATACAAATAGTACACATGCTGGTCCTCACCATGGTCCTCAAGCAAATATGTTTGCTGCTGATATGGGATCCGTAATCGGAACTCCTTTTGACAGAGACCATCATACTGATTGTGCATCTTGTCACTTAACTAACGCTGAAGTTGGTGGTGGTCATACATTTGTTCCTGATAATGCAATGTGTAATGCATGTCACAGTGAAGCTGGTTACGATATGGAAGCTGAGCAAGCAGAAATTGCAGCTAGATTACATGCTGTTGAAGTAGCTCTTGAAGCTGCCGGAGCTATTCACGTTGCTGATGATGGTGTACACCCAATGTACGCTTCTTTAGAAACAGCTAAATGGAATGCATTTTGGAATTATATGTGTCTTTATGAAGACAATAGTAATGGATTACATAATTTTAATTATGCGAAACAGCTTTTAACTCAGTGTGAATCAGCATTAGGTATTTAA
- a CDS encoding Crp/Fnr family transcriptional regulator has product MKNIASCLSCDLKLNLFCHMTDNQLNNVNDHRKEVRYKAGETIFKTGGPLTHMICLTKGMVKVYLEDPYTDKRILLSILKPVELVLGPGFLVDDSHHLTAVAMEETTACFINVEEQKRIMEGNTKYTMAILQHVNKKVIKQFEKMQCLTHKHTHGKMADALLYLANAVYQNDVFDTLLSRQDLADLSAMTKETTIRLLKEFSEEGIIICDHNHFEILNKEKLEKISISG; this is encoded by the coding sequence ATGAAAAATATTGCCTCTTGTTTAAGCTGCGATCTTAAGCTAAATCTGTTCTGTCACATGACTGATAATCAGCTTAATAATGTGAATGACCACCGCAAAGAAGTTCGTTATAAAGCAGGGGAAACCATATTTAAGACTGGGGGGCCTTTAACTCATATGATTTGCCTAACCAAGGGTATGGTAAAAGTCTATTTAGAAGACCCATACACAGATAAACGAATACTACTGTCTATTTTAAAGCCTGTAGAACTGGTCTTAGGCCCTGGTTTTTTGGTGGACGATAGCCATCATTTAACAGCTGTAGCTATGGAAGAAACCACCGCTTGTTTCATCAATGTAGAGGAACAAAAAAGAATCATGGAAGGCAACACAAAGTATACCATGGCTATTTTACAACATGTGAATAAAAAAGTGATTAAACAATTTGAGAAAATGCAATGCCTCACTCATAAACATACCCATGGAAAAATGGCAGATGCCTTATTGTATTTAGCAAATGCTGTTTATCAAAACGATGTCTTTGATACTTTATTGAGCCGTCAAGATTTAGCAGATTTATCAGCTATGACTAAAGAAACTACTATTAGACTTCTCAAGGAGTTTTCTGAGGAGGGCATTATTATATGCGATCATAACCACTTTGAAATTTTAAATAAAGAAAAATTGGAGAAGATTAGTATTTCGGGATAG
- a CDS encoding cytochrome c3 family protein, with the protein MVELSHKYSLAFLLSFAFLFSNAIVAQEEIKDYENAGENHHCLKCHGQSFYTFYNDWTELDVRKIMPQEFYVDTVMFYSASHWNFKCTDCHTDEYGTFPHDGGLRMEFLNTCIDCHGGDEDWEHFKFEEIEADFNASVHSPETLPNFSCWSCHDPHSYKLDYRNTEDLIATISKNNDACMNCHNQESHMRLHTDEPFKDLATSHDFLPNQRAHYNKVRCIECHGDLNGEALVAHKILPAEESVKNCKECHSKNSLLMASLYRYQSQENRKKYGFYNASLLNESYVIGASKNYFLNVFTIVIFALSILAILTHAILLRISKKKNHGK; encoded by the coding sequence ATGGTAGAGCTATCACATAAATATAGCTTGGCTTTTCTCCTGAGTTTTGCGTTTCTTTTCTCTAATGCAATTGTGGCGCAAGAAGAGATTAAGGATTATGAAAATGCAGGAGAAAACCATCATTGTTTAAAATGCCACGGGCAGTCCTTTTATACTTTTTATAACGATTGGACAGAATTAGATGTAAGAAAGATCATGCCACAAGAATTTTATGTGGATACGGTCATGTTTTATTCTGCCAGCCATTGGAATTTCAAATGTACCGATTGTCATACCGATGAGTACGGAACCTTTCCCCATGATGGCGGACTTCGTATGGAGTTTCTCAATACATGTATCGACTGTCATGGTGGAGACGAAGATTGGGAGCATTTTAAATTTGAAGAAATAGAAGCGGATTTTAATGCCAGTGTGCATAGTCCCGAAACACTTCCTAATTTTAGCTGTTGGAGTTGTCACGACCCACATAGTTATAAACTGGACTATCGCAATACAGAAGACCTTATTGCTACTATCAGCAAGAATAATGATGCTTGTATGAACTGCCATAATCAGGAAAGTCATATGCGTTTGCATACGGATGAGCCTTTTAAAGATTTGGCTACCAGTCACGATTTTTTACCCAATCAGAGAGCCCATTATAATAAGGTTCGTTGTATTGAGTGTCATGGTGATTTAAACGGTGAAGCATTGGTAGCACATAAAATACTTCCTGCTGAAGAGAGTGTAAAAAACTGTAAAGAGTGTCATTCCAAGAACTCCTTGTTAATGGCTAGTCTTTATAGGTATCAATCACAAGAAAACAGAAAGAAGTATGGTTTTTATAACGCCAGCCTCCTCAATGAATCTTATGTAATAGGAGCATCTAAGAATTATTTCTTGAATGTTTTTACTATCGTAATTTTTGCTTTGAGTATTTTGGCTATCCTTACGCATGCAATCCTTCTCAGAATCTCAAAAAAGAAAAATCATGGCAAATAG
- a CDS encoding twin-arginine translocase TatA/TatE family subunit — protein sequence MTTHILLYGMPSVWSLALIAVVVLLIFGGKKIPELMKGLGSGIKEFKKGVGEDNDDDTPKEIEDKK from the coding sequence ATGACAACACATATTTTATTATACGGAATGCCCAGCGTTTGGTCACTAGCTTTGATAGCTGTAGTAGTATTATTGATTTTTGGAGGGAAGAAAATCCCAGAATTAATGAAAGGATTGGGTAGCGGTATTAAGGAGTTTAAAAAAGGAGTTGGGGAAGACAACGATGATGATACTCCTAAAGAAATTGAAGACAAAAAATAA
- a CDS encoding SusD/RagB family nutrient-binding outer membrane lipoprotein, whose protein sequence is MKRIYLILIVLVAISVSCTKNFEDWQKDEKHPAVVPGEMLFTHAQKALADQVASSNVNLNNHKLYAQHWTETTYTDEANYDLINRNIPDNVFRVIYRDILKDLQEARSIISGDATTTPEAQIAKTNRLIIIDVLEVYSYQRLVDIFGNVPYSEALNIDATLNPAYDDGMMIYKDLVVRLDKVINTLDANGGSFGSADIYYGGDVQSWITFAQSLKFRLAITIADADNATAQAWGEAAAAHTFSSSAQDAKLVYEAAPLDNTNPIYQDLVASGRKDFIPANTIVDFMNGLNDPRRAAYFDLNEVNEGEYVGGIYGSSNAWGNYSHVGTMILDATFPIQLLSFTEMEFYKAEAAARGWSVGGTALEHYEAAITASFAEWGIEGAADYIASEGVAWDGTTDWKKAIGMQAYLGYYQRGFEGWTTYRRLDWPTMNVPEGAITTDGGVPRRFTFPVNEQTLNADNYYKAADAVGGDLMETKLFWDKF, encoded by the coding sequence ATGAAAAGAATATATTTAATATTAATCGTTCTAGTCGCGATCTCTGTATCATGTACTAAGAACTTCGAAGACTGGCAGAAGGATGAGAAGCATCCTGCCGTGGTGCCAGGTGAAATGCTTTTCACCCACGCACAAAAAGCTCTAGCAGATCAAGTAGCTAGTAGTAATGTGAACCTAAATAATCATAAATTATATGCTCAGCATTGGACGGAAACAACTTATACCGATGAGGCGAATTATGATTTAATCAACAGAAATATCCCTGATAATGTATTTAGAGTTATTTATCGTGATATTTTAAAGGATTTGCAAGAAGCTAGATCAATTATATCTGGTGATGCAACCACAACTCCTGAAGCTCAGATTGCAAAAACAAATAGATTAATCATTATTGATGTATTAGAGGTGTATTCCTACCAAAGGTTAGTAGATATTTTTGGAAATGTACCTTATTCTGAAGCCTTAAATATTGATGCTACTTTAAATCCAGCATATGATGATGGAATGATGATTTATAAGGATCTTGTTGTGAGATTAGATAAAGTTATTAATACATTAGATGCTAATGGTGGAAGTTTTGGTTCTGCTGATATTTATTATGGTGGAGATGTTCAATCTTGGATTACATTTGCTCAATCCTTAAAATTCAGATTAGCTATTACTATTGCCGATGCAGATAATGCAACTGCACAAGCCTGGGGTGAAGCTGCTGCTGCACATACATTCTCTAGTAGTGCTCAAGATGCTAAGCTTGTTTATGAAGCTGCTCCTTTAGACAATACAAATCCTATTTATCAAGATTTGGTAGCTAGTGGGCGTAAGGATTTTATTCCTGCTAATACAATTGTTGATTTTATGAACGGATTAAATGACCCACGTCGTGCTGCTTATTTTGATTTAAACGAAGTAAACGAAGGTGAATATGTAGGTGGAATTTATGGTTCTTCTAATGCTTGGGGTAATTATTCTCACGTAGGTACTATGATTTTAGATGCTACTTTCCCAATCCAACTTCTTTCTTTTACTGAGATGGAATTCTATAAAGCAGAAGCTGCTGCTCGTGGATGGTCTGTTGGTGGAACTGCTCTTGAGCATTATGAGGCTGCTATTACTGCTTCTTTTGCTGAGTGGGGTATTGAAGGCGCTGCTGATTATATCGCTTCTGAAGGCGTAGCTTGGGATGGTACAACTGATTGGAAAAAAGCTATTGGTATGCAAGCCTATTTAGGTTATTACCAAAGAGGTTTCGAAGGTTGGACTACTTATAGAAGATTAGACTGGCCTACAATGAATGTACCTGAAGGTGCTATTACTACTGATGGTGGAGTTCCTAGACGTTTTACATTCCCTGTAAACGAACAAACATTGAATGCTGATAATTATTATAAAGCTGCAGATGCTGTTGGTGGTGACCTTATGGAAACTAAATTATTCTGGGATAAATTCTAA
- a CDS encoding cytochrome b/b6 domain-containing protein, with product MANRLYLYPIWLRIWHMINAILFLALIVTGLSMQYSPVENPLIEFQTAIAVHNVAGILIVIAYVFFMVTNFFSPNKKFYVMKKKGLMDRLMKQSRYYAYGMFKGESTPFPVTEDEKFNPLQKLSYVGVIYILLPVLMITGIALLYPELIIHKIWGLNGTMLTALLHMMMGFFLTLFLLIHLYFASLSKKKFANFKSMITGWHEH from the coding sequence ATGGCAAATAGACTTTATTTATATCCCATTTGGTTAAGAATTTGGCATATGATAAATGCAATTCTATTTTTAGCCCTGATAGTCACAGGATTGAGTATGCAATATTCTCCTGTTGAAAACCCTCTTATCGAGTTTCAAACTGCAATAGCTGTGCACAATGTAGCCGGAATATTGATTGTTATTGCATACGTCTTTTTTATGGTGACTAATTTTTTCTCACCTAATAAAAAGTTCTATGTAATGAAGAAAAAAGGCTTAATGGACCGATTGATGAAACAAAGCCGGTATTATGCCTATGGCATGTTTAAAGGTGAATCTACTCCGTTTCCAGTAACAGAAGATGAAAAATTTAACCCCCTACAAAAGCTAAGCTATGTAGGTGTAATTTATATTCTTCTTCCTGTACTTATGATTACGGGTATCGCTTTATTATATCCAGAATTGATCATACATAAAATATGGGGATTAAACGGAACCATGCTTACTGCATTATTGCATATGATGATGGGTTTCTTTTTGACACTATTCTTACTTATTCACTTGTATTTCGCAAGTTTGAGCAAAAAGAAGTTTGCCAACTTTAAATCCATGATTACAGGATGGCATGAGCATTAG